In Podarcis muralis chromosome 14, rPodMur119.hap1.1, whole genome shotgun sequence, one genomic interval encodes:
- the IDH3A gene encoding isocitrate dehydrogenase [NAD] subunit alpha, mitochondrial: MAWWAPKVFRLLEAFKGQKQVTRSFGSSVQTVTLIPGDGIGPEISAAVVEIFAAAKAPVQFEERNVTAIQGPGGKWTIPQDAKESMDKNKIGLKGPLKTPIAAGHPSMNLLLRKTFDLYANVRPCVSIEGYKTPYTDVDIVTIRENTEGEYSGIEHVIVDGVVQSIKLITEDASKRIADFAFEYARNNQRSKVTAVHKANIMRMSDGLFLKKCREAAENCKDIKFNEMYLDTVCLNMVQDPSQFDVLVMPNLYGDILSDLCAGLIGGLGVTPSGNIGANGVAIFESVHGTAPDIAGKDLANPTALLLSAVMMLRHMGMQEYATKIEDACFDTIKDGKVLTKDLGGNSKCSEFTAEICRRVRAME; this comes from the exons ATGGCCTGGTGGGCGCCGAAG GTCTTTCGTCTACTAGAGGCTTTCAAAGGCCAAAAACAGGTGACCAGAAGTTTTGGTAGTTCT GTTCAGACAGTAACTTTGATCCCAGGAGATGGCATTGGACCAGAAATATCTGCTGCTGTTGTGGAGATTTTCGCAGCTGCTAAA GCACCTGTTCAGTTTGAAGAGAGAAATGTGACAGCAATACAAGGGCCAGGAGGCAAATGGACAATACCTCAAGATGCCAAAGAATCCATGGACAAGAACAAAATAGGACTGAAAG GCCCTTTGAAAACACCCATAGCTGCTGGCCACCCGTCAATGAACCTGCTGCTTCGTAAAACATTTGACCTTTATGCAAACGTCCGCCCTTGTGTATCAATTGAAGGCTACAAAACCCCTTACACAGATGTCGACATAGTCACAATACGAGAGAACACAGAAGGGGAATACAGCGGAATCGAGCACGTG ATTGTTGATGGTGTTGTACAGAGTATCAAGCTCATCACAGAAGATGCCAGCAAACGCATTGCTGATTTTGCCTTTGAGTATGCCAGAAATAAtcaaagaagcaaagttacagctGTGCACAAAGCAAACATTAT GCGAATGTCTGACGGGTTGTTCCTGAAAAAATGcagggaagcagcagaaaactGTAAAGACATTAAGTTTAATGAAATGTATCTCGACACTGTGTGTCTGAAT ATGGTGCAGGATCCATCTCAGTTTGATGTCCTTGTAATGCCAAACTTGTATGGTGACATCCTTAG TGATTTGTGTGCAGGATTGATTGGAGGTCTTGGAGTAACACCAAGTGGAAACATTGGTGCCAATGGAGTCGCAATCTTTGAATCA GTTCATGGAAcagctccagatattgctggaaagGACTTGGCAAACCCAACAGCACTTCTATTGAGTGCAGTGATGATGCTGCGACACATGGGAATGCAAGAATATGCCACGAAAATAGAAGATGCCTGTTTTGATACCATCAAAGATGGAAAG GTCTTGACCAAAGATTTGGGAGGCAACTCAAAGTGTTCAGAGTTCACAGCAGAGATCTGTCGCAGAGTAAGGGCGATGGAATAA